Proteins encoded in a region of the Streptococcus sanguinis genome:
- the yfmH gene encoding EF-P 5-aminopentanol modification-associated protein YfmH, producing MQGEVLEKINYSAVGETVYQTVLANGLRVFLLPKNDFNETYGIISTNFGSVDTGIVSRETKQVTQYPAGIAHFLEHKLFEGPQGKDLLLEFTKLGAESNAFTSFTRTSYLFSATDNISENLHLLQELVHRADFTKGSILREQDIIGQEIEMYQDNPDYRLFFGALANLYPQTPLAEDIAGTKESISEITVENLKENFNNFYHPSNMTLFVIGNFDLEQIAAEIAEQQEKLVFAGSSEAIEKIPVRLHPVVSTDTYRMEVASPKLAVGIRGTDFVDESELYRYKITLKLLFAMMFGWTSKRFQSLYESGKMDNSLTLEVEVEKDFHFVMLTMDTQEPVGLSHQFRSAIKNFDKDSDVTEEHLDTIKSEMFGDFLHGLNSLEYIATQYEPQLMGENLFDLPKILQDISLNDVIKLGHRFIDQCDMTDFTIFPK from the coding sequence ATGCAGGGAGAAGTGCTAGAAAAAATCAATTATTCAGCAGTGGGAGAAACTGTTTATCAGACAGTCTTGGCAAATGGTTTGCGTGTTTTTCTTCTGCCTAAAAATGATTTTAATGAAACTTATGGGATTATCTCAACTAATTTTGGTTCAGTGGATACAGGGATTGTTTCACGTGAAACCAAGCAGGTCACTCAGTATCCGGCTGGAATAGCTCATTTTTTGGAACATAAGCTTTTTGAAGGTCCGCAGGGAAAGGATCTGCTGCTGGAATTTACTAAGCTAGGGGCTGAGAGTAATGCCTTTACAAGCTTTACTCGGACTAGCTATCTGTTTTCTGCAACGGATAATATTTCAGAAAACCTACATCTTTTGCAAGAACTGGTGCATCGGGCTGATTTTACAAAAGGATCCATTTTGCGGGAACAGGATATTATCGGCCAAGAAATTGAAATGTATCAAGATAATCCGGATTATCGTCTCTTTTTTGGAGCCTTGGCCAATCTCTATCCTCAAACACCTCTGGCAGAAGACATTGCAGGAACGAAAGAGTCTATCTCTGAGATTACCGTCGAAAATTTGAAGGAAAATTTCAATAACTTTTATCATCCTTCTAATATGACTTTGTTTGTGATTGGTAATTTTGATTTGGAACAGATAGCTGCTGAGATTGCAGAACAGCAGGAAAAACTAGTTTTTGCTGGGAGTTCGGAAGCTATTGAAAAAATTCCTGTGCGCCTTCACCCAGTGGTGTCAACAGACACCTACCGAATGGAGGTGGCTAGTCCAAAACTGGCAGTTGGGATTCGAGGGACAGACTTTGTTGATGAATCGGAGTTGTATCGCTATAAAATCACTTTGAAACTCTTATTTGCCATGATGTTTGGCTGGACTTCCAAGCGTTTCCAGTCCCTCTATGAAAGTGGGAAAATGGATAATTCTTTAACGCTGGAAGTGGAAGTAGAAAAAGATTTTCACTTTGTCATGTTGACGATGGACACTCAGGAGCCGGTGGGACTTTCTCATCAATTTCGCTCAGCCATCAAGAATTTTGACAAGGATTCGGATGTAACAGAAGAGCATTTGGATACGATTAAAAGTGAGATGTTTGGTGATTTTCTGCATGGTTTAAACTCGCTTGAGTATATTGCAACCCAATATGAACCTCAGTTGATGGGTGAGAATCTGTTTGATTTGCCGAAAATTTTACAGGACATCAGCCTGAATGATGTGATAAAACTAGGTCATCGATTTATCGATCAGTGTGATATGACAGATTTTACTATTTTTCCAAAATAA
- the yfmF gene encoding EF-P 5-aminopentanol modification-associated protein YfmF — MEITKGVRLHFIQSEKFKTNKIRVRFSAPMSKETVAGRVLTASMLETVNTVYPTSQAFRERLANLYGADYSTSLSRRGLVHYLDINLSFVRDKFLSRKNVLTDAMLDFLKASLFSPLVSQDAFDESAFEIEKKNILNDLEAEIENHFYHAHRELDKLFYEEEEMQMPRVGTIELIQKETAASSFAAFQQMLEENQIDFFFIGDFNEVAVREKIQSFNFAPRQQELQLVYQQEYSNVLREGLEQKDVHQSIIELAYHFPIQYGESEHLPLVVLNALLGGFAHSKLFVNLREKEGLAYTISSNFDIFSGMMRIYAGIDRSNRTRTVALINRQIVDLKRGNFSLEELNQTKKMLRNSVLLAQDRQNTILERAYMSSVLGKKFLSLEAWLEALEQVHKDDIVKAAGQLKLQAIYFMEGK; from the coding sequence ATGGAAATCACTAAAGGAGTTCGTCTCCATTTTATTCAATCAGAAAAATTTAAAACAAACAAAATTAGGGTTCGTTTTTCAGCGCCTATGTCCAAAGAAACAGTAGCTGGTCGGGTTTTAACAGCCAGCATGCTAGAGACTGTCAATACGGTTTATCCTACTTCGCAAGCCTTCAGAGAGCGTTTGGCCAATTTATATGGTGCTGATTATTCAACGAGTCTTTCAAGGAGAGGATTGGTGCATTATTTAGATATCAATCTTTCTTTTGTGCGGGATAAATTTTTGAGTCGTAAGAATGTCCTGACAGATGCCATGCTTGATTTTTTGAAAGCCAGCTTGTTTTCTCCATTGGTAAGTCAGGACGCTTTTGATGAATCTGCTTTTGAAATTGAGAAGAAAAATATCTTGAATGATTTGGAAGCTGAAATTGAGAATCATTTTTATCATGCTCATCGAGAATTAGATAAACTCTTTTATGAAGAAGAGGAAATGCAGATGCCTCGTGTTGGGACGATTGAATTAATCCAGAAAGAGACCGCTGCAAGTAGTTTTGCTGCTTTTCAGCAGATGCTTGAGGAAAATCAGATTGACTTTTTCTTTATTGGGGACTTTAATGAAGTGGCTGTTCGGGAGAAAATTCAATCTTTCAATTTTGCGCCTCGCCAGCAAGAACTTCAGCTAGTTTATCAGCAAGAATATTCCAATGTTTTGCGAGAAGGACTGGAGCAGAAGGATGTGCATCAGTCAATTATTGAGTTGGCCTATCACTTCCCTATTCAGTACGGAGAGAGTGAACACCTGCCTTTGGTCGTTTTAAATGCTTTGCTAGGTGGCTTTGCCCATTCGAAATTATTTGTCAATCTTCGTGAAAAGGAAGGGCTAGCTTATACAATTTCTAGCAATTTTGATATTTTTTCAGGAATGATGCGGATTTACGCTGGTATTGACCGCAGCAATCGGACCAGAACAGTTGCTTTAATCAACCGGCAAATTGTTGATTTGAAGCGTGGGAATTTTAGTCTGGAAGAACTGAATCAAACCAAGAAAATGCTAAGAAATTCGGTATTGTTAGCTCAGGATCGACAGAATACAATCTTAGAGAGAGCTTATATGTCTTCTGTTTTAGGGAAAAAATTCTTATCTCTTGAAGCTTGGCTGGAAGCTTTGGAACAGGTTCATAAAGATGATATTGTCAAAGCAGCTGGTCAGTTAAAATTACAAGCTATTTACTTTATGGAAGGAAAATAA
- the yaaA gene encoding S4 domain-containing protein YaaA, with protein MEYKLFDDYITLQALLKETGIIQSGGAIKTFLSEYPVLFNGEPENRRGKKLRVNDRISLPNQGIEIDLTAPSQEEILQHQKEIAEKKRVAELVKAMNKDLKKSQTSKKEKRKNTGLPKKQKTTKSPVRFPGI; from the coding sequence ATGGAATATAAATTATTTGATGACTACATCACGCTACAAGCGCTTTTAAAAGAAACAGGAATTATCCAAAGCGGCGGAGCAATTAAAACATTTCTAAGTGAATATCCAGTCCTTTTTAACGGCGAGCCAGAAAATCGCCGGGGAAAAAAACTCCGTGTCAATGACAGGATTTCCCTTCCCAATCAAGGAATTGAAATTGATTTGACAGCTCCTAGTCAAGAAGAAATTCTGCAACACCAGAAAGAAATCGCAGAAAAAAAAAGAGTTGCTGAACTTGTCAAAGCCATGAATAAGGATTTAAAAAAATCTCAGACTTCTAAAAAAGAAAAGCGTAAGAATACAGGGCTACCTAAAAAGCAGAAAACTACTAAAAGCCCTGTTCGCTTCCCTGGTATCTAA
- the recF gene encoding DNA replication/repair protein RecF (All proteins in this family for which functions are known are DNA-binding proteins that assist the filamentation of RecA onto DNA for the initiation of recombination or recombinational repair.), with protein MWLQSLKIKHFRNYQEADIDFHPGLNVFLGQNAQGKTNILEAVYFLALTRSHRTRSDKDLIHFTENDLLVSGILEKKTGKVPLDINLTPKGRITKVNHLKQSKLSDYIGTMNVVLFAPEDLQLIKGSPSLRRKFIDIELGQIKPVYLSDLSNYNHILKQRNAYLKANDKVDETFLTVLDEQLVDYGCRVIRHRLDFLQKLESFAQDKHWDISQNLEKLTVKYLSSIPLHQIDNLEETYCSSLLSSRKRDLFKKNTGVGPHRDDIAFFINQMDANFGSQGQHRSLVLSLKLAEIKLIESITKETPILLLDDVMSELDNNRQLKLLETISQDIQTFITTTTLEHLKNLPQDIKIFTIQQGQIISQS; from the coding sequence ATGTGGCTGCAATCATTAAAAATCAAGCATTTCCGAAATTATCAGGAAGCTGATATTGACTTCCATCCTGGATTAAATGTCTTTCTAGGCCAGAACGCACAAGGTAAAACCAATATTTTAGAAGCTGTTTATTTCCTAGCCTTGACAAGAAGCCACCGCACACGCTCAGATAAGGATCTGATTCATTTTACAGAAAATGACCTCCTTGTCTCTGGCATCTTAGAAAAAAAGACTGGTAAAGTTCCCCTTGACATTAACTTGACACCAAAAGGTCGCATCACAAAAGTCAACCACTTGAAACAAAGTAAATTATCAGACTACATTGGAACTATGAATGTTGTTCTTTTTGCTCCTGAAGATTTACAGTTGATTAAAGGTTCCCCCAGTCTACGCCGTAAATTTATAGACATTGAACTCGGACAAATCAAGCCTGTCTATCTATCAGATTTATCCAATTACAACCATATCCTCAAACAACGCAATGCCTATCTGAAAGCTAATGACAAAGTTGATGAAACCTTCTTGACTGTCCTTGATGAGCAGCTGGTTGACTATGGCTGTCGTGTCATAAGGCATCGGTTGGATTTTTTGCAAAAATTAGAAAGCTTTGCTCAAGACAAGCACTGGGACATCTCTCAGAATCTAGAAAAATTGACTGTCAAGTATCTGTCATCTATCCCTTTACACCAAATTGACAATTTAGAAGAAACTTACTGCTCTTCCTTATTAAGCAGCCGTAAACGTGACCTATTCAAAAAAAATACAGGAGTTGGTCCCCATCGTGATGATATTGCTTTTTTTATCAACCAGATGGATGCCAACTTTGGTAGTCAAGGTCAGCATCGCAGTCTTGTTTTATCACTGAAACTAGCCGAAATCAAGTTAATAGAAAGCATTACGAAGGAAACGCCTATTTTGTTGCTTGACGATGTAATGAGCGAACTTGACAATAACCGTCAACTAAAATTATTAGAAACTATCTCTCAGGATATTCAAACTTTCATCACTACAACAACTTTAGAACATTTAAAAAATCTTCCACAAGATATTAAAATTTTCACCATTCAGCAAGGACAAATTATATCTCAATCCTAG
- the guaB gene encoding IMP dehydrogenase, which translates to MSNWDTKFLKKGFTFDDVLLIPAESHVLPNDADLSTKLAENLNLNIPIITAAMDTVTESQMAIAIARAGGLGVIHKNMSIEQQADEVRKVKRSENGVIIDPFFLTPEHTIAEADELMGRYRISGVPVVETLENRKLVGILTNRDLRFISDFNQPISRHMTSENLVTAPVGTDLGTAERILQEHRIEKLPLVDEKGCLSGLITIKDIEKVIEFPNAAKDEFGRLLVAGAVGVTSDTFERAEALFEAGADAIVIDTAHGHSAGVLRKIAEIRAHFPDRTLIAGNIATAEGARALYEAGVDVVKVGIGPGSICTTRVIAGVGVPQVTAIYDAAAVAREYGKTIIADGGIKYSGDIVKALAAGGNAVMLGSMFAGTDEAPGETEIFQGRKFKTYRGMGSIAAMKKGSSDRYFQGSVNEANKLVPEGIEGRVAYKGAAADIVFQMLGGIRSGMGYVGAANLQELHDNAQFIEMSGAGLKESHPHDVQITNEAPNYSVQ; encoded by the coding sequence ATGTCTAACTGGGACACTAAATTTTTAAAAAAAGGTTTTACCTTTGATGATGTGCTGCTGATTCCAGCTGAAAGCCATGTACTGCCCAATGATGCTGATTTGAGTACCAAGCTTGCTGAGAATCTGAATTTAAATATCCCAATCATTACTGCTGCCATGGACACCGTTACAGAGAGTCAGATGGCCATCGCTATTGCCCGTGCCGGCGGTCTTGGAGTCATCCACAAAAATATGTCTATCGAGCAACAGGCTGATGAAGTTCGAAAGGTTAAACGTTCTGAAAATGGCGTTATTATTGATCCTTTTTTCCTAACACCTGAGCATACTATTGCTGAAGCAGATGAATTGATGGGACGTTACCGTATCAGTGGTGTTCCTGTTGTCGAAACTCTTGAAAATCGTAAGTTGGTTGGTATTCTAACCAATCGTGATTTACGTTTTATTTCTGACTTCAATCAACCTATTTCTCGTCATATGACCAGTGAGAATCTTGTCACAGCTCCTGTTGGTACAGATTTAGGAACTGCAGAGCGCATTTTGCAGGAGCACCGGATTGAAAAATTGCCTTTGGTTGATGAAAAAGGCTGCCTTTCAGGTTTGATTACCATTAAAGATATTGAAAAGGTTATTGAGTTTCCAAATGCTGCTAAAGATGAGTTTGGCCGTCTCTTGGTAGCTGGTGCTGTCGGTGTTACTTCAGATACTTTCGAACGTGCGGAAGCTCTCTTTGAAGCAGGTGCAGATGCGATTGTTATTGATACTGCACATGGCCACTCAGCTGGAGTTTTGCGTAAGATTGCAGAGATTCGTGCTCATTTCCCTGATCGCACCTTGATTGCTGGAAATATTGCAACTGCTGAAGGTGCACGCGCTCTTTATGAAGCAGGTGTGGATGTTGTTAAGGTCGGAATTGGCCCAGGTTCTATCTGCACAACCCGTGTCATTGCTGGTGTTGGTGTTCCTCAAGTAACGGCTATTTATGATGCAGCTGCTGTAGCGCGTGAATATGGAAAAACCATCATTGCTGATGGTGGAATCAAGTACTCCGGAGATATTGTCAAAGCCTTGGCTGCTGGTGGAAATGCTGTTATGCTGGGTTCAATGTTTGCAGGAACAGACGAAGCGCCAGGTGAGACAGAAATCTTCCAAGGTCGGAAATTTAAGACTTACCGTGGAATGGGATCTATCGCCGCTATGAAGAAGGGCTCTAGTGACCGTTACTTCCAAGGTTCTGTCAATGAAGCGAATAAGCTAGTTCCAGAAGGAATTGAAGGTCGTGTGGCATACAAGGGAGCTGCTGCAGATATTGTCTTCCAGATGCTGGGTGGTATCCGATCTGGTATGGGTTATGTTGGTGCTGCAAATCTGCAAGAACTTCACGATAATGCTCAGTTTATTGAAATGAGTGGTGCTGGATTGAAGGAAAGCCACCCTCATGATGTGCAAATTACAAATGAAGCCCCTAACTATTCAGTTCAATAA